From the Polaribacter gangjinensis genome, the window GGTGGAGAGGTAAATAATTCCGTTTTAATGGGATATTCTAACAAAGGTCATGATGGGTTTTTAGGAAATTCGGTTTTGGGTGAATGGTGTAATTTAGGTGCAGATACCAACAATTCAAACTTAAAAAACAATTATGCTGAAGTAAAATTATGGGATTATGAAACTAAAAGATTCGTAAAAACTGGTTTGCAATTTTGTGGTTTAATGATGGGCGATCACTCTAAATGTGGTATCAATACTATGTTTAATACAGGAACAGTTGTGGGTGTGAGCGCGAATATTTTTGGCAGTGGATTTCCAAGAAATTTTGTACCCTCTTTTAGTTGGGGAGGAGCTTCAGGTTTTACAGAATATAAAACTGACAAGGTTTTTGAAGTTGCAAAAGTAGTGATGAGTCGCAGAAATATTGAGTTTAATGAACAAGATGAACGTATCCTAGAATATGTTTTTGAAATTACGAAACAATATCGAAATTTTTAATTTCAACTTATAAAAAAAAGCCCTAAAAATTATTTTTCAGGGCTTTTTTTAATTGGAGGAAAAGTTAATTCTGATTGATGATTTCTCCAGAACCAACAGATTTTACATCTTTTTCAGCTGGATTTCCTTTATAATATATATTTCCAGAACCCACCACTTTTGCTTTGATCTTTTTATTGACAGTTGTTTTTACACTTCCTGAACCAGCAATTGTTGCAGTTGTAATTTCAGAATTTAGATTATAAGCACTCACATTTCCAGAACCAGCAACAGAACAATTAAACTCAGTAGTTTTTCCAGAAATTTCAATATTTCCTGATCCGCCAATATTTACGCTCAATGCGTTCGTATCAATTTGTAATTTGATATTTCCTGACCCGCCTAAAGAAGCCGAAAATTCATCGGTTTTAATTACTCCTACATTTGTAATATTTCCTGATCCACCTAAAGAAACTTTATCAATACTTGCTATTGGAACTGTAATTGTCAATTTTTTTGTGGTATTGATATTGGTGTTTTTTTTGTATTTTATCTGTAAATTTCCTCTAGAAACTTCAATTTCAATATAAGGAATTATATTTTCTTCGCCTTCAATTTTGATGATTCCTTCTTTGCCTTTAACCAAAACAACATCAAATGAGCCACCAACGCTAACCTCATCATATTCAGAAGTTGTTCTTGTTTCCGTTACAATTTTTCCATTTCCTTTCACTCTTTCTCCATTTCCCCAATTTTGAGAATTAATTGCGAAGGTGATTAGAAAAAGTACAAGTGATAATTTCAATTTTTGATTCATAATTTTAGTTTTATTGATTGATATTTTAATTTTCGTTGATTGTTATACTACCATATTGAGATTTAACAATCAATTTTGAATTTGAACTTCCGTTTCCAAATTTTCCTTCATAATATTTTTTAGTTGATTTTTCAATTCGTGTTTGAAATGAAATTTTATCATTGTTATCTTTAAATCCAGTATATTCTAAATCGAGATTTATATCAAAGTCTGCATTAGGATCAACAGCTAATTTTATAGTAGTAAACTCTGCATTAATCATTACAGATTCAAAATTTTTCTTTAAATCTTTAACAAAAATTGAGCCATAATCTGTGTCAATTTGAAGTTTTTTACTAACTGAACCAAAGCGTAAACCAGTATAATCTGATCTTCCAACAATCGATTCAGCTTCTTCAATTTTTAAAGAACCATAACCTGCATTGAAATTAATTTCTTGTAATTTGTTGATTTCTAGAGTTGTATAATCTGAACTTGATTTTATTTTTTCTGACTTTTCTATTGTTAATTTTGAATAATCTAAATTTAAAATTCCGTTTTTGATAAATGAAATACTAGATGATGAGCAATAATCTAAATTTATAGTATTGTTTTCTCCTAACAATTCACCCAAAATAATTTTTCCATAATCGCATTGTATATTGGTGTTTCCTGACAAGGTGTCTAAAAAAATACTTCCATATTCGTTTTTCAAATCAAGAGAATTGGTTTTGGGCATTTTAACGAAATAATCAATTTTATAGTTCAAATTGTCACTTTTTTTCCACCAATTCCAATTTTTTTCTCCACTTTCTATAATTGTTTTAGCAAAAACTTTGTCAGAACTTGCTTTAAATTCAACTAGGATATTAGCAATTCTATTTTC encodes:
- a CDS encoding head GIN domain-containing protein; the encoded protein is MNQKLKLSLVLFLITFAINSQNWGNGERVKGNGKIVTETRTTSEYDEVSVGGSFDVVLVKGKEGIIKIEGEENIIPYIEIEVSRGNLQIKYKKNTNINTTKKLTITVPIASIDKVSLGGSGNITNVGVIKTDEFSASLGGSGNIKLQIDTNALSVNIGGSGNIEISGKTTEFNCSVAGSGNVSAYNLNSEITTATIAGSGSVKTTVNKKIKAKVVGSGNIYYKGNPAEKDVKSVGSGEIINQN